The following coding sequences lie in one Polluticoccus soli genomic window:
- a CDS encoding acetyl-CoA carboxylase carboxyltransferase subunit alpha: protein MQFLDFEKPLEDLYTQMDKLKEMSAKNQVDVTNTIRELEASIEKTRSQIYTNLTPWQRVQLSRHPERPYTLYYIEKIFSNFTELYGDRQVKDDKAMVGGMAELDGMPVMVMGQQKGINTKMRQMRNFGMANPEGYRKALRLMKMAEKFNRPIITLIDTPGAYPGLEAEERGQGEAIARNLFEMINLKVPVICVIIGEGASGGALGIGIGDKVAMLENTWYTVISPESCSSILWRSWNFKEKAAEQLRLTSEDMSRFKLVDDVISEPLGGAHAKPDEMAETLKQYLLKSLGELNKVEADTRIDQRIEKFSKMGFFEETSTNHV, encoded by the coding sequence ATGCAGTTTTTGGATTTTGAGAAGCCACTTGAGGATTTGTACACGCAGATGGATAAGTTAAAAGAGATGTCTGCAAAGAACCAGGTGGATGTAACCAACACTATTCGCGAGTTGGAAGCGTCGATAGAGAAAACGCGCTCGCAGATATATACTAATCTTACGCCATGGCAGAGGGTTCAATTGAGCCGCCATCCTGAAAGGCCGTATACATTATATTATATCGAAAAAATATTCAGCAACTTCACCGAGCTCTATGGCGACCGCCAGGTAAAAGACGACAAAGCTATGGTGGGTGGCATGGCAGAACTGGATGGCATGCCTGTAATGGTAATGGGCCAGCAGAAAGGTATCAATACTAAGATGCGCCAAATGCGCAACTTTGGTATGGCCAATCCCGAAGGCTACCGCAAGGCACTGCGCCTAATGAAGATGGCTGAGAAATTCAACCGTCCCATCATCACACTGATCGACACCCCGGGTGCATACCCTGGCCTTGAAGCCGAAGAACGCGGACAAGGCGAAGCCATTGCGCGTAACCTGTTTGAGATGATCAACCTGAAAGTACCTGTAATATGTGTGATCATAGGCGAGGGTGCTTCGGGTGGTGCGCTGGGTATTGGCATAGGCGATAAAGTAGCCATGCTGGAAAATACCTGGTACACTGTTATCTCTCCTGAGTCATGCTCTTCTATCCTGTGGCGCAGCTGGAACTTTAAAGAGAAAGCAGCCGAGCAACTCCGTCTTACATCAGAAGACATGAGCCGCTTCAAACTGGTAGACGATGTTATCTCCGAACCATTGGGTGGTGCACACGCCAAGCCAGATGAAATGGCGGAGACACTAAAACAATACCTGCTGAAATCGCTGGGTGAGCTGAATAAAGTTGAAGCTGATACACGCATCGATCAACGCATTGAGAAGTTCTCTAAAATGGGCTTCTTCGAAGAAACAAGTACCAATCACGTTTAA
- a CDS encoding LytR/AlgR family response regulator transcription factor: MDNYTCLIVDDESKAIDLLEYNLGIFYKNIEVIGTYTKWDDAVNVVRSTDADILFLDISMQDKNGMDLIKYAPNLQSEVVFITAHEDYAVEAFRLNAAGYIIKPIDKTEFVTTVDKVLEKIRNKRLAKKVLENELHIQKRIGIPNGKAIDYVNINDIICLEAVNSYTKIVTTDNEILCSYNIGKFRELLDDKTFYQAHRSHVINLNHIRRYEVTGYIIMDNNKEVPLSKSQRDNFLNLFNKLARNTKP, translated from the coding sequence ATGGATAACTACACTTGCCTCATTGTAGACGACGAAAGCAAAGCAATAGATCTGCTGGAATACAACCTTGGCATATTCTATAAAAACATTGAAGTCATTGGAACCTACACGAAATGGGACGATGCAGTCAATGTTGTGCGCTCAACAGACGCGGATATCTTATTCCTGGATATTTCAATGCAGGATAAAAACGGTATGGACCTGATAAAGTACGCGCCAAATCTCCAGAGTGAAGTTGTGTTTATTACAGCACATGAAGATTATGCCGTGGAAGCTTTTAGACTCAATGCAGCTGGTTACATCATCAAACCGATTGACAAGACCGAATTTGTAACTACAGTAGATAAAGTGTTGGAAAAGATCAGGAACAAGCGCCTGGCTAAAAAAGTTCTGGAGAACGAGCTGCATATACAAAAGCGTATAGGCATTCCCAATGGCAAAGCAATTGACTACGTGAACATAAATGACATCATTTGCCTTGAAGCGGTGAACTCATATACCAAGATCGTAACAACAGATAACGAGATCCTTTGCTCATACAACATAGGAAAGTTCAGGGAGCTGCTTGACGATAAAACATTTTACCAGGCTCATCGCTCGCACGTCATCAACCTCAACCATATCCGTCGATATGAAGTAACTGGTTATATCATAATGGATAACAACAAAGAGGTGCCGCTATCGAAGAGCCAAAGAGACAATTTCCTGAACCTGTTCAACAAACTGGCAAGAAATACTAAACCTTAA